One window from the genome of Paenibacillus azoreducens encodes:
- the miaB gene encoding tRNA (N6-isopentenyl adenosine(37)-C2)-methylthiotransferase MiaB, with protein sequence MAKETKDYSKYFDFSDAKVLSEDENGKTIRIRGREIHIISEPNHRQSKKRRREDIQVLYDTEIPAELREIGKGKHYIVYTYGCQMNEHDSETIKGMLEQMGYMPTEDRKQADIILLNTCAIRENAEDKVFGELGHLKHLKKEKPDMLLGVCGCMSQEENVVNRIMRKHGFVDLVFGTHNVHRLPHLIKEALFSKEMVVEVWSKEGDIIENLPKKREGLRAWVNIMYGCDKFCTYCIVPVTRGKERSRRPEDVIAEVRELARQGFKEITLLGQNVNAYGKDFTDISYGFGDLMDDIRKIDIPRVRFTTSHPRDFDDHLVEVLGKGGNLVEHIHLPVQSGSNEILKIMGRKYTRETYLELVRKIKAAIPDVVLTTDIIVGFPGETEEQFEETLALVNEVGFDSAYTFIYSPREGTPAAVMEDNVPMEAKSRRLQRLNRAIEEHSRKSHEQMRGQIVEVLVEGESKNNASVLAGRTRTNKLVHFEGGKELIGSFVKVRITDAMTWYIKGEIVKEENEAHALTH encoded by the coding sequence ATGGCGAAGGAAACAAAGGATTACTCCAAATATTTTGATTTTTCCGATGCCAAGGTTTTGTCCGAAGATGAGAACGGCAAGACCATACGTATTCGTGGCCGGGAGATTCATATTATTTCGGAGCCTAACCATAGACAAAGCAAAAAACGCCGGCGGGAGGACATACAGGTTCTGTATGATACCGAAATTCCAGCGGAACTGCGTGAGATCGGAAAAGGAAAACACTATATTGTTTATACGTACGGCTGCCAGATGAACGAACATGATTCGGAAACGATCAAGGGCATGCTGGAACAGATGGGTTATATGCCAACAGAAGACCGGAAGCAAGCCGATATTATTTTGCTGAACACCTGCGCGATCCGTGAAAATGCGGAAGACAAGGTATTTGGCGAACTTGGGCACTTGAAACATCTCAAGAAGGAAAAACCCGACATGCTGCTCGGCGTATGCGGCTGTATGTCCCAGGAAGAAAATGTGGTCAACCGCATTATGCGCAAACATGGTTTTGTGGATTTGGTCTTCGGTACTCATAATGTGCACAGATTGCCGCATTTGATTAAAGAAGCCTTGTTCAGCAAGGAAATGGTGGTTGAAGTCTGGTCCAAAGAAGGCGATATCATCGAGAACTTGCCGAAGAAGCGTGAAGGCCTGCGGGCATGGGTGAACATCATGTACGGCTGCGACAAGTTCTGCACCTATTGCATCGTTCCGGTGACCCGGGGCAAAGAACGCAGCCGCCGCCCTGAGGACGTCATTGCGGAAGTGCGCGAACTGGCACGGCAAGGATTTAAGGAAATTACGCTGCTTGGCCAAAACGTCAATGCTTACGGCAAAGATTTTACGGATATTTCGTACGGCTTTGGCGATTTGATGGATGATATCCGCAAAATCGATATTCCGCGTGTTCGCTTCACGACATCCCACCCGAGAGATTTTGATGATCATTTGGTCGAAGTTCTCGGCAAAGGCGGAAATTTGGTTGAGCATATCCATCTGCCTGTGCAGTCGGGTAGCAATGAAATACTGAAAATCATGGGCAGAAAATATACAAGAGAAACCTATCTGGAACTTGTCCGCAAAATTAAGGCCGCTATTCCGGACGTTGTACTGACCACGGATATTATCGTTGGTTTCCCGGGCGAGACGGAAGAACAGTTCGAAGAAACGCTGGCGCTTGTAAATGAAGTCGGATTTGATTCGGCGTACACCTTCATCTATTCTCCGCGCGAGGGAACGCCGGCTGCGGTTATGGAGGACAACGTGCCGATGGAAGCCAAAAGCCGGCGGTTGCAGCGCCTCAACCGGGCGATTGAGGAACATAGCCGCAAGAGCCATGAACAAATGCGCGGACAAATCGTCGAAGTGCTGGTCGAAGGCGAAAGCAAAAATAACGCCTCTGTGCTGGCAGGACGGACGCGCACCAATAAGCTGGTTCATTTTGAAGGCGGTAAAGAGCTGATCGGCTCTTTCGTAAAAGTCAGAATAACCGATGCGATGACCTGGTATATCAAAGGCGAGATCGTTAAGGAAGAAAATGAAGCTCATGCACTAACTCATTAG
- a CDS encoding GNAT family N-acetyltransferase: MGESAVLRLKHPQEELPKELLLLADPDWEQIGKYLDQSSWTVAELDGMIIGVCGLMPLEPAVAEIMNAAVDPAYQGKGYGKRLILSALEQARTDGYKKVIVRTGNSSLDQLGLYQKCGFRMIRIERDYFVNNYPEPIFENGIQCRDQVILECTFNI; encoded by the coding sequence ATGGGAGAGAGTGCAGTGCTCAGACTGAAGCATCCCCAAGAGGAGCTTCCGAAAGAATTGCTGCTGCTGGCCGATCCGGACTGGGAGCAAATCGGGAAATATTTGGACCAATCAAGCTGGACGGTTGCGGAACTTGATGGGATGATCATTGGCGTTTGCGGTTTGATGCCTTTGGAGCCAGCGGTAGCCGAAATCATGAACGCTGCGGTTGATCCGGCGTATCAAGGCAAAGGTTACGGCAAACGGTTGATTCTAAGCGCTTTGGAACAGGCAAGAACGGATGGGTATAAGAAGGTTATTGTTCGTACAGGGAACTCCAGCTTGGATCAGTTGGGCTTGTATCAAAAATGCGGATTTCGGATGATCCGGATTGAGCGGGATTATTTTGTGAATAACTATCCTGAACCGATTTTTGAAAACGGGATTCAGTGCCGGGACCAGGTGATTTTGGAATGTACTTTTAATATTTAA
- a CDS encoding PaaI family thioesterase: MNALEEMIARGENTFWSYLGCEFVSADEKEVVIALDAKEHHTNSMGIIHGGVLTSLMDQAMGMAATAAKDQDNCVTTNINVHFMSPMTTGRLIVTARVLHMAGRSLTTEARIHNGEGILGCLATATFRVVKRK, translated from the coding sequence TTGAATGCATTGGAAGAGATGATTGCCCGGGGCGAAAACACGTTTTGGTCTTATCTGGGCTGTGAATTTGTATCTGCTGACGAAAAGGAAGTCGTGATTGCGCTCGATGCCAAGGAGCACCACACCAATTCGATGGGAATCATACACGGCGGCGTTTTGACATCGCTGATGGATCAGGCAATGGGGATGGCGGCGACTGCGGCCAAAGATCAGGACAACTGCGTGACAACCAATATCAATGTTCACTTTATGTCGCCGATGACGACAGGCAGGCTGATCGTTACCGCACGGGTTCTGCATATGGCGGGCCGATCATTGACGACGGAGGCGCGAATCCATAATGGCGAGGGGATACTCGGCTGTTTGGCGACGGCCACGTTCAGAGTCGTAAAGCGTAAATAA
- the pduL gene encoding phosphate propanoyltransferase, protein MSKTVPVGVSARHIHLTQEHIEALFGEGYQLTEFKPLSQPGQFAANETVAVIGSKGQFDKVRILGPARKASQLEISRTDSFAIGVKAPVRESGNIEGTPGIKVTGPKGEIELEQGVIVAARHIHFHTSDAEKWGIADQQKLKVRVGGERGVVFENVIARVSDSFALDMHIDTDEANASGVKTGDTAEIID, encoded by the coding sequence GTGAGTAAAACTGTACCTGTAGGCGTGTCGGCTAGACATATCCATCTTACCCAGGAACATATTGAGGCTTTGTTTGGAGAAGGTTATCAATTAACCGAATTTAAACCACTGTCCCAGCCGGGCCAATTTGCAGCCAATGAAACGGTTGCCGTGATCGGTTCGAAAGGACAATTCGATAAGGTGAGAATTTTGGGCCCAGCCCGCAAAGCAAGCCAGCTGGAAATTTCCCGCACCGACTCATTCGCCATCGGCGTCAAAGCACCGGTTCGCGAATCCGGCAACATCGAAGGAACGCCAGGCATCAAGGTAACAGGACCTAAAGGCGAAATCGAACTTGAGCAGGGAGTGATCGTTGCTGCGCGCCACATCCACTTCCACACTTCCGACGCAGAAAAATGGGGAATTGCCGATCAGCAAAAGCTGAAAGTCCGTGTTGGCGGAGAACGCGGCGTTGTTTTCGAAAACGTCATCGCCCGAGTCTCGGATTCCTTTGCGCTGGACATGCATATCGATACGGATGAAGCAAATGCATCCGGGGTTAAAACCGGAGATACCGCCGAGATCATCGACTAA
- a CDS encoding CobW family GTP-binding protein, with amino-acid sequence MTKQKTTPIYILSGFLGSGKTTLLQQLVSHWQAQGLLPAVIMNEVGDVNLDGLLVQEQVPMTEMLSGCICCSIRGDLSMEIAGLIEREDPDVIVVEATGIANPMEILDGVTEAALYLKIDLKGVITVVDSAHLLELYQQQKGKTFRLMQEQIRTASCLILNKTDLVSPENKQLLGTVVSQWNAYASVLPAVRCDVDLSAVLEALEAENPAGNNSGAFSIPEDGLEQNAAEHHHPAHDHTHHHTHDHVMVYTHYLNGPVDSGEFENFIAKLPREVYRAKGVLTFSDTASRFLFQYAFREPDFLRITPQGNVPDVVVFIGEHFSRSELEEGMRVLEQREQ; translated from the coding sequence ATGACGAAGCAAAAGACAACGCCCATTTACATATTATCCGGTTTTTTGGGGAGCGGGAAAACCACCCTGCTTCAGCAGCTGGTATCCCATTGGCAGGCTCAGGGGCTGCTTCCGGCCGTAATTATGAACGAAGTTGGGGACGTCAATCTGGACGGGCTGCTTGTTCAGGAGCAGGTACCCATGACGGAAATGCTTAGCGGGTGCATTTGCTGCTCGATCCGCGGCGATTTGAGCATGGAGATTGCCGGCCTGATTGAGAGGGAAGATCCGGATGTGATCGTCGTCGAAGCGACGGGAATCGCAAATCCGATGGAAATTTTGGATGGGGTGACCGAAGCGGCTTTGTACTTGAAAATTGATCTCAAGGGCGTTATTACGGTCGTCGATTCGGCTCATCTTTTGGAATTGTATCAACAGCAGAAAGGAAAAACCTTCCGCTTGATGCAGGAGCAGATCCGCACCGCGTCCTGTCTTATATTAAATAAAACCGATCTGGTCAGCCCGGAAAATAAACAGCTGCTCGGAACCGTCGTTTCGCAGTGGAATGCCTATGCGTCTGTGCTTCCGGCCGTCCGCTGCGATGTCGATCTGTCTGCGGTTTTGGAGGCGCTTGAAGCAGAAAACCCGGCTGGGAATAACTCCGGCGCATTTTCGATCCCTGAGGATGGTTTGGAGCAGAACGCTGCAGAACATCATCATCCGGCGCATGATCATACGCACCATCATACGCATGACCATGTTATGGTCTATACCCATTATTTAAATGGTCCTGTCGATAGCGGAGAATTTGAGAACTTCATTGCGAAGCTTCCACGGGAGGTTTACCGGGCCAAAGGCGTGTTGACGTTCAGCGACACCGCAAGCCGCTTTTTGTTCCAATACGCCTTTCGGGAACCTGATTTTTTGCGGATTACGCCGCAAGGAAACGTGCCGGACGTGGTTGTTTTTATCGGGGAGCATTTTTCCAGATCGGAGCTGGAAGAGGGCATGCGGGTACTTGAACAAAGGGAGCAGTAA
- a CDS encoding NUDIX domain-containing protein, protein MDEQEKQGERSEAMAYSAKAKKYRTPDGVPADIVMFTLTKKERKTVTKTLPIRELKVMLIRRKSWPFAGMWALPGGFCQESESIYDAAKRELKEETGVDGGHLEYLGVYSKPGRDPRGWIISHAFFALVEEWMLESRQAADDAGEVGLFGIEEVLNGLELAFDHREIIRDAYHQIQKQMLHSTIARQFLPEQFTLSELYQVIQTVVPEFSEPNFIRKITSTRSRQGILEEVRDEEGKPLSSNQYSQRPAQLYRFTDYAPLLSIYT, encoded by the coding sequence ATGGACGAACAAGAGAAACAAGGTGAACGTTCCGAAGCGATGGCATATTCGGCTAAGGCTAAAAAATATCGTACACCGGATGGGGTGCCGGCGGATATCGTCATGTTTACGTTGACCAAAAAAGAACGGAAAACGGTGACCAAAACGCTTCCGATCCGCGAGCTGAAAGTGATGCTTATCAGGCGCAAATCCTGGCCGTTTGCTGGAATGTGGGCGCTGCCCGGAGGGTTTTGCCAAGAGAGCGAATCGATTTATGATGCCGCCAAACGCGAACTGAAAGAAGAGACCGGCGTCGATGGGGGCCATTTGGAATACCTGGGCGTATACAGCAAGCCGGGAAGAGATCCGCGCGGCTGGATTATCAGTCATGCGTTTTTTGCCCTTGTTGAAGAATGGATGCTTGAGAGCAGACAAGCTGCGGATGACGCGGGAGAAGTAGGGCTGTTTGGAATCGAGGAAGTGTTAAACGGATTGGAGCTGGCATTTGACCATAGGGAGATCATCCGGGATGCCTATCACCAGATTCAGAAGCAGATGCTTCATTCCACGATCGCCCGCCAGTTTTTGCCGGAACAATTTACGCTTAGTGAGCTGTACCAGGTTATCCAGACGGTTGTGCCTGAATTCAGCGAGCCCAACTTTATTCGTAAAATAACATCGACGCGCAGCAGACAAGGAATTCTGGAAGAGGTACGGGATGAGGAAGGCAAGCCGCTCAGCTCGAATCAATATTCCCAGCGTCCGGCTCAATTGTACCGCTTCACGGATTATGCGCCCCTTCTATCGATCTACACGTAA
- a CDS encoding MogA/MoaB family molybdenum cofactor biosynthesis protein: protein MRSVDQHRSEAPDTVSCMVITVSDTRTPETDTGGRLAKSLLEEAGYRIAGYTIVKDDYEGIRELIHEAAGNPEVEAVILTGGTGISPRDTTYEAVSSLLDKHLPGFGEIFRYLSFTEDIGPAAILSRAIAGTSGSTAVFSIPGSTGAVRLAMERLIIPELRHVMREIYKK from the coding sequence ATGAGATCAGTAGACCAGCACCGCAGCGAAGCGCCTGACACCGTATCCTGCATGGTGATCACCGTATCGGATACACGCACCCCGGAGACCGATACCGGAGGCCGGTTGGCTAAATCCCTATTGGAAGAAGCCGGTTACCGGATTGCCGGTTATACCATCGTCAAAGACGATTATGAAGGCATCAGGGAGCTGATTCATGAAGCTGCGGGAAATCCGGAAGTAGAAGCTGTCATATTAACGGGAGGAACCGGTATTTCCCCTAGAGATACCACCTACGAAGCCGTTTCTTCGCTGCTGGACAAGCATCTGCCGGGGTTCGGGGAAATTTTCAGATACCTGAGTTTTACGGAAGATATCGGACCTGCCGCGATCCTCAGCCGTGCTATTGCCGGAACATCCGGCAGCACTGCGGTTTTCTCCATACCGGGCTCCACGGGAGCGGTTAGACTGGCAATGGAGCGGCTCATCATACCCGAGCTGCGCCACGTGATGCGGGAGATCTACAAAAAATAA
- a CDS encoding RicAFT regulatory complex protein RicA family protein: MMSYDTKDLIIRDDIMAKAKELAELISSSEEVQQYQKAEEKIRDHEHVQSLIATLKKRQKEIVAFESFQNPQMVAKIEKEMEAIQDEIDSIPLVTEFQQTQSDINYLLQLVMSVIRDTVSEKINVVAGADEPPSSCG; this comes from the coding sequence ATGATGTCTTACGACACAAAGGATCTAATCATCCGTGACGACATTATGGCAAAAGCCAAAGAACTGGCGGAGCTGATTTCAAGCAGCGAAGAAGTTCAGCAATATCAAAAGGCGGAAGAAAAAATCCGCGACCATGAGCATGTTCAAAGCCTGATTGCCACGCTTAAGAAGCGGCAAAAAGAGATTGTTGCGTTTGAGTCTTTTCAAAATCCGCAAATGGTAGCGAAGATTGAGAAAGAAATGGAAGCCATTCAGGATGAAATCGACAGCATTCCGCTCGTCACCGAATTCCAGCAAACCCAAAGCGATATCAACTATTTGCTGCAGCTGGTGATGTCGGTGATTCGTGACACCGTATCGGAAAAAATTAACGTGGTAGCGGGAGCGGATGAACCTCCTTCAAGCTGTGGATAA
- the argS gene encoding arginine--tRNA ligase translates to MLQQWAADALKTYVPLEADQIMGLLEIPPSAQMGDIAFPCFMLAKQFRKAPQEVAKDIAGSFSHPAITAEAAGPYINLKFDRAHYIPLIMDELATENIPDTGKGRKIVIDMSSPNIAKPFGIGHLRSTVIGAAIYNMYKLAGYDVVSVNHLGDWGTQFGKQIAAYKRWGDDNAISEDPIGESLKLYVRFHEEAAEDETLEPEAREWFRKLEAGDEEARRLWAFFVEVSLKEFNRMYKRLNVSFDYTLGESFYNDKMQPVVESLKEKGLLEESDGALVVRLDDEGMPPCLILKKDGTTIYPTRDLATAIYRHDVMEGERLLYVVGNEQKLHFQQVFSVLRKMGMDWADSCIHVSFGLMKFEGKKMSTRRGKIVVLETVLDEAVARALAIINEKNPDLENKEQVANAVGIGAIIFGDLKNHRLNEVDFSLEEALSFEGETGPYVQYTYARTQSVLTKGAAMAGTAGITANSALPGSDVLGDSGWELLKLLTRFQEQLQRGLRNHEPSVLARYALDVAQSFNQFYNKERIVTDEDQVRSARLNLTRLAGLSLSRTMQLLGIGTPERM, encoded by the coding sequence ATGCTGCAACAATGGGCCGCAGATGCGCTCAAAACTTATGTACCGCTGGAAGCCGATCAAATTATGGGGCTGCTGGAGATTCCGCCTTCCGCGCAAATGGGGGATATCGCTTTTCCATGTTTTATGCTTGCCAAACAGTTTCGAAAAGCCCCGCAGGAAGTAGCCAAAGACATTGCCGGATCTTTCAGCCATCCTGCGATTACAGCCGAGGCCGCAGGCCCGTACATCAATTTGAAATTTGATCGTGCCCATTACATTCCGCTGATCATGGATGAACTGGCCACGGAAAACATTCCGGATACCGGAAAGGGGAGGAAGATCGTCATCGATATGTCTTCCCCGAATATCGCCAAGCCGTTCGGCATCGGCCACCTCCGCTCGACCGTGATTGGAGCGGCCATATACAATATGTATAAGCTCGCCGGTTACGATGTTGTCAGCGTTAACCATCTCGGCGATTGGGGGACACAGTTCGGCAAGCAAATTGCCGCCTATAAGAGATGGGGGGATGACAACGCTATTTCCGAAGACCCGATTGGAGAGTCCCTTAAATTATATGTTCGTTTTCATGAGGAAGCCGCTGAAGACGAGACGTTGGAGCCGGAGGCAAGAGAGTGGTTCCGCAAGCTGGAAGCCGGTGACGAAGAGGCACGGAGACTGTGGGCATTTTTTGTGGAAGTCAGTTTGAAAGAATTTAACCGGATGTATAAGCGGCTGAATGTGAGCTTTGATTATACGCTTGGGGAGAGCTTTTACAATGATAAAATGCAGCCCGTCGTAGAAAGCTTGAAAGAAAAAGGATTGCTGGAGGAAAGCGACGGCGCTCTGGTGGTCCGTCTGGATGATGAAGGCATGCCGCCATGCCTGATCCTGAAGAAGGACGGAACCACTATTTATCCGACAAGGGATCTGGCTACCGCGATCTACAGACATGATGTGATGGAGGGAGAACGCCTGCTGTACGTGGTTGGAAATGAGCAAAAGCTGCATTTTCAGCAAGTGTTCTCGGTATTGCGGAAGATGGGGATGGACTGGGCCGACAGCTGCATCCATGTGTCTTTTGGACTCATGAAATTCGAAGGCAAAAAGATGTCCACGCGGCGCGGCAAAATCGTTGTGCTTGAAACAGTGCTTGATGAAGCGGTGGCCCGGGCGCTGGCGATTATAAATGAAAAAAATCCGGATCTGGAAAATAAGGAACAGGTGGCGAATGCCGTAGGGATCGGCGCGATTATTTTCGGCGACCTCAAAAACCACCGTCTGAACGAAGTGGATTTCTCATTGGAGGAGGCTTTGAGTTTTGAAGGGGAAACAGGCCCCTATGTGCAGTACACCTATGCGAGAACACAAAGCGTGCTGACCAAGGGGGCGGCAATGGCTGGAACGGCGGGCATCACAGCGAATTCAGCCCTGCCCGGATCGGATGTGCTCGGGGATTCAGGCTGGGAATTGTTGAAGTTGCTGACCCGGTTCCAGGAGCAGCTTCAGCGTGGCCTCCGCAACCATGAGCCTTCCGTTTTGGCGCGTTATGCGCTGGATGTGGCACAATCTTTCAATCAATTTTATAATAAGGAAAGAATTGTAACAGACGAAGATCAAGTCAGATCCGCAAGATTGAATTTGACGCGTCTGGCAGGATTGTCCCTGTCGCGGACGATGCAATTGCTTGGAATCGGGACGCCGGAACGTATGTAA
- a CDS encoding nicotinate phosphoribosyltransferase produces the protein MQTAGLALHTDKYQINMMYAHWVNRSHHKKAVFEAYFRKLPFGNGYAVFAGLERIVHYIASLRFTDEDLKYLSEQEENYDTAFLEELKQFRFCGNLYSMKEGALVFPNEPLIRVEGTIMETQLVETALLNFMNFQTLIATKASRVKQVAVGDTLLEFGTRRAQEEDAAVWGARAAYIAGFDATSNMLAGQMFGIPTKGTHAHSWVQSFPSEQEAFDTYAKVMPDGVTLLVDTFDTLKSGVPHAIVTAKKLEKAGKKMSAIRLDSGDLAYLSIQSRKMLDEAGLPYVKIVASNDLDENTILDLKAQGAKIDTWGVGTQLITAADQPALGGVYKLVEREVDGEMIPTIKISGNPEKVSTPGKKDVYRIVDRISGKAIADYVMFPDEERPHDGMRLKLFHPQHPYLHKYVKNYDAIPMLEPIFKNGLQVYSLPSLGEIRSYHREQMNLFWPEYLRKLNPEIYRINISEKVWELKQKLMAEYMQVEE, from the coding sequence ATGCAGACAGCAGGACTGGCATTACATACCGACAAATATCAGATCAATATGATGTATGCGCATTGGGTCAACCGGTCGCATCACAAAAAAGCGGTTTTTGAAGCCTATTTCCGCAAGCTTCCGTTTGGCAACGGTTATGCCGTATTTGCGGGGCTCGAGCGTATTGTGCATTATATCGCAAGTTTGCGGTTTACGGACGAGGATCTGAAGTATCTTTCCGAGCAGGAAGAGAATTATGACACGGCTTTTCTGGAGGAATTAAAACAATTCCGGTTCTGCGGCAATCTCTACTCCATGAAAGAAGGCGCCCTTGTTTTTCCGAATGAACCTTTAATCCGCGTGGAAGGAACGATCATGGAAACGCAGCTGGTCGAAACCGCACTTTTGAATTTCATGAACTTCCAAACTTTGATTGCAACCAAGGCTTCGCGCGTGAAGCAGGTGGCGGTTGGAGATACGCTGCTGGAATTCGGCACCCGGCGGGCTCAAGAAGAAGATGCTGCGGTATGGGGCGCGCGTGCGGCCTATATTGCCGGCTTTGACGCCACATCCAATATGCTAGCGGGACAGATGTTCGGGATTCCTACGAAGGGGACCCATGCCCATTCCTGGGTGCAAAGTTTTCCTTCAGAACAGGAAGCGTTCGATACGTATGCCAAAGTGATGCCCGATGGCGTAACGCTGCTGGTTGATACGTTCGACACGCTGAAAAGCGGCGTCCCCCATGCGATTGTTACGGCGAAAAAGCTGGAGAAGGCAGGCAAGAAAATGTCGGCTATACGTCTGGACAGCGGCGATCTTGCATATCTGTCCATACAGTCGCGGAAAATGCTTGACGAAGCCGGTTTGCCGTATGTCAAAATCGTTGCTTCCAATGATTTGGATGAAAATACGATTTTGGACCTGAAAGCCCAGGGCGCGAAAATCGATACTTGGGGCGTCGGCACCCAGCTAATTACGGCAGCGGACCAGCCCGCTCTCGGGGGAGTATACAAACTCGTCGAACGCGAGGTTGACGGCGAGATGATTCCCACGATCAAAATTTCCGGCAATCCGGAGAAGGTATCCACGCCAGGCAAAAAAGACGTTTACCGTATCGTGGACCGCATCAGCGGGAAAGCGATCGCCGACTACGTGATGTTCCCGGACGAAGAACGTCCGCATGACGGTATGCGGTTAAAGCTGTTTCATCCGCAGCATCCATATTTGCATAAATACGTAAAAAATTACGACGCCATTCCGATGCTGGAGCCTATTTTCAAAAACGGGCTGCAGGTTTACTCGCTGCCATCCTTGGGAGAAATCCGCAGCTACCATCGTGAACAGATGAATCTTTTTTGGCCGGAATATTTGCGCAAGCTCAACCCGGAAATATATCGCATTAATATCAGCGAAAAAGTATGGGAGCTAAAGCAAAAGCTGATGGCCGAATACATGCAGGTTGAGGAATAG
- a CDS encoding acryloyl-CoA reductase — MEQFLAYMVRRDGAELTGQIEKRTLDDLPEGDVLVKVLYSGVNYKDGLAVSPEGKVVKDYPIVPGIDLAGEVAKSDHPDFREGDLVVCTGYGLGVSHDGGFSEYARIPADWLLPLPEGLNPREAMGIGTAGFTAALSVDRLLHSGVSPEFGPVLVTGATGGVGSFAVDILSKAGYSVTASSGKLEQQKDWLLSLGAADVIGRDEIQAAIAGPLGKQRWAGVIDPVGGPHLAQLFKSIRYGGALALSGLTGGTGFEGTVFPFILRGVELLGIDSVYCPKERRQRIWSKLGRDWKPERALAKGIHEAALQDLPEVLETILQGKAVGRTVIRLA, encoded by the coding sequence ATGGAACAATTTTTAGCATATATGGTTCGCCGCGACGGAGCGGAGTTAACGGGTCAGATTGAGAAAAGAACGCTTGATGATTTGCCGGAGGGCGATGTATTGGTTAAAGTCCTTTACTCCGGCGTCAATTACAAGGACGGGCTTGCCGTTTCGCCGGAAGGGAAAGTTGTTAAGGATTACCCGATCGTGCCGGGGATCGATCTTGCAGGCGAAGTGGCCAAATCCGATCATCCCGATTTTCGGGAAGGGGATTTGGTCGTATGTACGGGCTACGGCCTTGGCGTTTCCCATGACGGCGGTTTTAGCGAATATGCGCGTATTCCTGCTGATTGGCTCCTTCCGCTGCCGGAAGGTTTAAACCCGCGCGAAGCGATGGGGATCGGTACGGCCGGGTTCACAGCTGCGCTTTCCGTCGATAGATTGCTGCACTCCGGCGTTTCGCCGGAGTTTGGTCCCGTATTGGTTACCGGTGCGACAGGCGGCGTTGGCAGCTTTGCGGTCGATATTTTGTCCAAGGCAGGGTACAGTGTTACGGCCAGCAGCGGCAAATTGGAACAACAAAAAGACTGGCTGCTGAGCCTTGGTGCCGCTGACGTAATTGGCCGGGACGAAATCCAAGCCGCCATCGCAGGTCCGCTCGGCAAACAACGCTGGGCCGGTGTCATTGATCCGGTTGGCGGGCCGCATCTGGCACAGTTGTTCAAAAGCATCCGGTACGGGGGCGCGCTTGCGCTTTCCGGGCTCACTGGCGGCACGGGCTTTGAAGGCACCGTCTTTCCGTTTATTTTACGCGGCGTGGAGCTGCTTGGGATTGATTCGGTGTATTGTCCGAAGGAGCGGAGGCAGCGTATTTGGAGCAAACTGGGGCGGGATTGGAAGCCTGAGCGTGCTTTGGCCAAAGGGATCCATGAAGCCGCCCTGCAAGACCTGCCGGAGGTGCTTGAGACCATCCTGCAGGGGAAAGCAGTGGGCAGAACGGTTATTCGCCTGGCATAA